The following coding sequences are from one Lolium rigidum isolate FL_2022 chromosome 6, APGP_CSIRO_Lrig_0.1, whole genome shotgun sequence window:
- the LOC124660967 gene encoding probable staphylococcal-like nuclease CAN1, translating to MGNSIYRFLCGVCSDLSDAAFTPHGAHDSVARLGQDILNFQRTKQVPEGLGRHVVSSQNAQANWYKKLQVAWKKARPTPTTPEDAAQLVVLTLKNHQKADVEGFLAFYGLPQPNGAAPSAPAPSAPAPAAHTTAPTHKPVKAELHTLPVDAKAVADGDTVTVYVDVSERGESGSVPADIKKAAAERTKARAKRDYPTADALQKTIADAGYRQVPNAKGQEVLARKYRIRLSGIDAPESAMPYGKEAKEALLKLVEGKCLTVHIYDTDRYGRSVGDLHAGGVFVQEQMLKKGFAWHYAAYDKRAELAKWQSQAQAAHRGLWASKKPQEPWEYRKAKRNGGA from the exons ATGGGGAACAGCATATACCGGTTCCTCTGCGGCGTCTGCTCCGACCTCTCCGACGCCGCCTTCACCCCGCACGGCGCCCACGACTCCGTCGCCAGGCTCGGCCAGGACATCCTCAATTTCCAGCGAACCAAGCAG GTCCCGGAAGGGCTCGGCCGGCATGTCGTCTCCTCCCAGAACGCGCAGGCCAACTG GTACAAGAAGCTGCAAGTGGCATGGAAGAAGGCCAGGCCGACCCCGACGACGCCGGAGGACGCCGCGCAGCTCGTCGTGCTCACGCTCAAGAACCATCAGAAGGCAGATGTCGAG GGCTTCCTCGCCTTCTACGGCCTGCCACAGCCAAACGGGGCAGCACCATCGGCACCAGCACCATCAGCTCCTGCCCCGGCGGCTCACACCACTGCCCCCACGCACAAGCCAGTCAAGGCCGAGCTGCACACGCTCCCGGTGGACGCCAAGGCGGTGGCGGACGGCGACACGGTCACCGTGTACGTGGACGTGTCTGAACGCGGCGAGTCCGGCAGCGTGCCCGCGGACATCAAGAAGGCCGCGGCGGAGCGGACCAAGGCGCGCGCCAAAAGGGACTACCCCACGGCCGACGCACTCCAGAAGACCATTGCCGACGCCGGTTACAG GCAAGTCCCGAACGCCAAGGGCCAGGAGGTGCTCGCCAGGAAGTACAGGATCAGGCTAAG TGGGATTGACGCACCCGAGAGTGCGATGCCCTATggcaaggaggcgaaagaggcgctCCTGAAGCTTGTGGAGGGGAAATGTCTGACGGTGCACATCTACGACACCGACCGCTACGGCAGGTCCGTCGGGGACCTCCACGCCGGTGGGGTGTTCGTGCAG GAGCAAATGTTGAAGAAAGGCTTCGCATGGCACTACGCTGCCTATGATAAACGCGCGGAACTTGCCAAG TGGCAGAGTCAAGCGCAGGCCGCCCACAGGGGCCTGTGGGCGTCGAAGAAGCCACAGGAGCCGTGGGAGTACAGGAAGGCCAAGCGCAATGGCGGTGCGTGA